The following proteins are co-located in the Lepisosteus oculatus isolate fLepOcu1 chromosome 9, fLepOcu1.hap2, whole genome shotgun sequence genome:
- the LOC138241193 gene encoding galectin-1-like: MSVFSVTNAVVKEGTVIRIEGKIAPDADAFSVNLGSDSENIALHFNPRFQDDGGVIVVNSMSKGSWQAEQIEKAFPFKKGTVTELKVRVKRDMFVVEGPHNLKVEFRDRLHLPSITTIFIIGKFNLTAYDIH; this comes from the exons GTGTTTTCGGTGACAAATGCAGTCGTTAAAGAAGGCACCGTCATCAGAATTGAGGGGAAGATAGCTCCAGATGCTGACGC ATTCAGTGTTAACCTGGGGAGTGATTCAGAGAACATTGCACTGCACTTCAATCCCCGTTTCCAAGACGATGGTGGTGTAATTGTCGTCAATTCAATGTCCAAGGGGAGCTGGCAAGCAGAGCAGATTGAAAAGGCCTTCCCTTTCAAGAAAGGAACTGTCACAGAG tTAAAAGTGAGAGTGAAGAGAGATATGTTTGTGGTGGAGGGTCCTCACAATCTGAAGGTGGAATTTCGTGACCGTCTGCATCTGCCATCAATAACCACTATCTTTATTATTGGGAAATTCAACCTCACTGCCTATGATATCCATTAA